A portion of the Adhaeribacter radiodurans genome contains these proteins:
- a CDS encoding aldo/keto reductase, translating to MKYRKFGNNEQLSAIGLGCMSMSHAYGVPDDDESIATLHYALDLGINFCDTADVYGNGKNEELISKVLVQNRAKIFIATKFGFTQDAAGNMVFNGSAAYMRKAVEASLKRLKIETIDLYYAHRIDPNVPVEEMVGGMAELVKEGKVRYLGLSEASVTSIKKAHAVHPISAIQSEYSLLTREVEKNVLPACKELGIAFVPFSPLARGLMTNTLNVNELPENDFRRKLPRYQPEYQGNNQKLAAAFAQLASGFGCSPAQLALAWVLAQGDNIIPIPGTKKREKLADNAGSVEVNLTSQHLQQIEDLLIEYPNTGDRYDEASKKMVDKDI from the coding sequence ATGAAATACAGAAAATTTGGTAATAACGAGCAGCTTTCGGCCATTGGGTTGGGCTGTATGAGTATGAGCCACGCCTATGGAGTTCCGGACGATGACGAATCAATTGCTACCCTGCATTATGCTTTAGACTTGGGAATTAACTTTTGTGATACCGCCGATGTATATGGCAACGGCAAAAACGAAGAATTGATTTCTAAAGTATTGGTACAAAACCGCGCTAAAATTTTTATTGCCACCAAGTTTGGTTTTACTCAGGATGCGGCTGGTAATATGGTGTTCAACGGTTCAGCGGCTTACATGCGGAAAGCCGTTGAAGCCAGCTTAAAAAGACTCAAAATAGAGACCATCGATCTTTATTATGCCCATCGCATTGACCCGAACGTACCCGTTGAAGAAATGGTAGGCGGTATGGCCGAACTGGTGAAGGAAGGTAAAGTGCGATACCTGGGTTTATCCGAAGCCTCGGTAACTTCTATTAAAAAAGCACATGCGGTTCACCCGATTAGCGCCATTCAAAGCGAATATTCTTTATTAACCCGCGAGGTAGAGAAAAATGTGTTGCCGGCCTGCAAAGAGTTGGGTATTGCCTTCGTGCCATTTAGTCCTTTGGCCCGTGGCTTAATGACCAACACTTTAAATGTAAATGAGCTACCCGAAAACGATTTCCGCCGTAAATTACCTCGTTATCAACCCGAATATCAAGGTAATAACCAAAAATTAGCGGCTGCTTTTGCTCAATTAGCTTCTGGATTTGGTTGTTCTCCGGCTCAATTAGCTCTGGCCTGGGTGCTAGCGCAAGGCGATAATATTATTCCGATACCCGGCACCAAAAAACGGGAAAAATTAGCTGATAATGCGGGTAGTGTAGAGGTAAATTTAACGTCGCAACACTTACAGCAAATAGAAGATTTACTAATTGAATACCCGAACACCGGCGACCGTTATGACGAAGCCAGTAAGAAAATGGTGGATAAGGATATTTGA
- a CDS encoding FAD-dependent oxidoreductase, producing MKNSFRFTSWFVFLSLFSCRSSEVKNHLNIITADIIVYGGTSAAIASAVQASRLGKTVVVVSPDKHLGGMASGGLGFTDTGNKAVIGGIAREFYQRVYQHYQKPEAWRWQKKEEYGNKGQGTPAMDGTERTMWIFEPHVAETIFEDFVRENKIPVFRDEWLNRENGVQKKNGKITSFQTLSGITYAGKMFIDATYEGDLMAAAGISYHVGREANSVYGEEYNGIQTGVLHHDHYFKKNIDPYKIPGNSASGLLPLISPENPGEKGEGDNKVQAYCFRMCLSNHPENRLPFPKPDGYDSTQYELLVRVFDSGWRELFRKFDPIPNRKTDTNNHGPVSTDYIGMSYDYPEATFERRQEIIKAHETYQKGLLYFIATSKRIPKEVQEEFNTWGLAKDEFTDNGNWPHQLYVREARRMLSNYVMTENETLGRKPVNNPVGMGSYSLDSHNIQRYVKPDGYVQNEGDIGVHIKEPYQIGYGAIIPKKQECQNLFVPVCLSSSHIAYGSIRMEPVFMILGQSAATAAAQAIESKKAVQDVDFTKLKEQLLKDKQVLTKPASTF from the coding sequence ATGAAAAATTCTTTTCGGTTTACTAGCTGGTTTGTTTTCCTGAGTTTATTCTCCTGCCGCAGTTCCGAAGTTAAAAACCATCTTAACATTATAACAGCGGATATTATCGTGTATGGCGGCACTTCGGCTGCTATTGCTTCGGCAGTGCAGGCAAGCCGCTTGGGAAAAACGGTAGTAGTAGTTTCGCCGGATAAACATTTAGGAGGTATGGCTTCCGGCGGATTAGGTTTTACCGATACCGGGAATAAAGCCGTAATTGGCGGCATTGCCCGTGAATTTTACCAACGGGTTTACCAACATTACCAAAAGCCAGAAGCCTGGCGTTGGCAGAAAAAAGAAGAATACGGCAACAAAGGCCAGGGTACGCCTGCCATGGACGGTACCGAACGTACCATGTGGATTTTTGAACCCCACGTTGCCGAAACTATTTTTGAAGATTTTGTAAGAGAAAACAAAATACCGGTATTCCGCGACGAATGGCTGAACCGCGAAAATGGGGTACAAAAGAAAAACGGTAAAATTACGTCCTTTCAAACTCTTAGCGGTATAACTTACGCGGGTAAAATGTTTATTGATGCTACCTACGAAGGCGATTTAATGGCTGCCGCTGGGATTAGTTACCATGTGGGTCGGGAAGCTAATTCGGTTTACGGTGAAGAATATAATGGCATTCAAACCGGAGTATTGCACCACGACCATTATTTCAAGAAAAACATTGACCCGTATAAAATTCCAGGTAATTCGGCTAGTGGTTTGCTACCCTTAATTTCCCCGGAAAATCCGGGAGAAAAAGGCGAAGGGGATAATAAAGTACAGGCTTATTGCTTTCGGATGTGCCTCAGCAATCACCCGGAAAACCGGTTACCGTTCCCCAAACCCGACGGGTACGACTCTACCCAATACGAATTGCTGGTGCGGGTTTTTGATTCTGGCTGGCGGGAGTTGTTCCGGAAATTTGACCCCATCCCAAACCGGAAAACCGACACCAACAACCACGGCCCAGTAAGTACCGATTATATTGGCATGAGCTACGATTATCCCGAAGCTACTTTCGAACGCCGGCAAGAAATAATAAAAGCCCACGAAACGTACCAAAAAGGTTTGTTATACTTTATCGCGACCAGCAAGCGGATACCGAAAGAGGTGCAGGAAGAATTTAATACCTGGGGTTTAGCCAAAGACGAATTTACCGACAATGGCAACTGGCCGCACCAACTGTATGTGCGGGAAGCCCGCCGCATGTTAAGCAATTACGTAATGACGGAAAACGAAACTTTGGGCCGAAAGCCGGTAAATAATCCGGTGGGTATGGGCTCTTACTCTTTAGATTCGCACAACATTCAACGCTACGTAAAACCCGACGGCTACGTGCAAAACGAAGGCGATATTGGCGTGCATATCAAAGAACCTTACCAGATTGGCTACGGTGCTATTATCCCGAAAAAGCAGGAATGCCAGAATTTATTCGTACCGGTTTGTTTATCCAGTTCGCATATTGCCTATGGCTCTATCCGCATGGAACCCGTTTTTATGATTCTGGGGCAAAGTGCGGCTACTGCCGCCGCTCAGGCTATTGAAAGTAAAAAAGCCGTGCAGGATGTGGATTTTACTAAACTGAAAGAACAATTACTAAAAGATAAGCAAGTTTTAACCAAACCGGCTTCTACTTTTTAA
- a CDS encoding alcohol dehydrogenase catalytic domain-containing protein — MIQRQVYRMPKAGSIKNLKLQTEEIAPPQPDEVCVQVKAIGLNFADIFAMQGLYSATPKGSFIPGLEFSGEIIAVGSAVKEWQVGDKVMGVTKFGGYASHINSHYRYVIPLPEAWNYEEGAGFLVQGLTAYYALLELGNLQPGMTVLIHSAAGGVGILANRICKKYEAYTIGTVGQANKITFLQEQEAYDAIILRDKNFYENLKSTLGERPLRLIMECIGGKILMQGWKAMAPMGRMVVYGNASFSSHSSKPNYLQLYWKYLKRPQIDPLRLPTQNKSLMGFNLIYLYEQTVLMHQLLNRLQALELKPQHIGHVYEFSQMQEAIHLFQRGKSVGKVVVRVEA; from the coding sequence ATGATTCAACGCCAGGTGTACCGCATGCCGAAAGCAGGTTCTATTAAAAATCTGAAATTGCAAACCGAAGAAATAGCACCGCCCCAGCCCGACGAAGTATGCGTGCAGGTAAAAGCCATTGGGCTCAATTTTGCCGATATTTTTGCCATGCAGGGCCTGTACAGTGCTACTCCCAAAGGTTCGTTTATTCCTGGTTTGGAATTTTCCGGAGAGATTATAGCCGTAGGTTCTGCCGTAAAAGAATGGCAAGTGGGCGATAAAGTAATGGGAGTTACTAAGTTTGGCGGTTATGCCTCGCATATTAATAGCCATTACCGTTACGTAATTCCATTACCCGAAGCCTGGAATTATGAAGAAGGCGCTGGATTTCTGGTGCAAGGGCTCACGGCTTATTACGCTCTTCTGGAACTGGGTAATTTGCAACCCGGCATGACGGTGTTAATTCATAGTGCGGCTGGCGGAGTAGGTATTCTGGCGAATCGGATTTGTAAAAAATACGAAGCGTATACCATTGGAACGGTAGGGCAGGCCAACAAAATTACTTTTTTACAGGAACAAGAAGCCTACGATGCCATTATACTTCGGGATAAGAATTTTTATGAAAATTTGAAAAGTACTTTGGGCGAACGGCCGCTCCGCCTGATTATGGAATGCATTGGCGGCAAAATCCTGATGCAAGGCTGGAAAGCCATGGCACCGATGGGGCGTATGGTGGTGTATGGCAATGCCAGTTTCTCCAGCCATAGTTCTAAACCCAATTACCTGCAACTCTACTGGAAATATCTAAAAAGACCACAAATTGACCCCTTGCGTTTGCCCACCCAGAATAAATCATTAATGGGTTTTAACCTCATTTATCTCTACGAGCAAACCGTCTTAATGCACCAACTCCTTAACCGCTTACAAGCGCTTGAACTGAAGCCCCAACACATCGGCCACGTGTATGAGTTTTCTCAAATGCAGGAAGCTATCCATTTGTTTCAGCGCGGAAAATCGGTAGGAAAGGTAGTGGTAAGGGTTGAAGCTTGA